The Dehalogenimonas sp. 4OHTPN genome window below encodes:
- a CDS encoding nicotinate phosphoribosyltransferase, giving the protein MAASSNDKAGRWSKFPPSDLILSGDSADVYFHRTIDILKKEQINPVVVMEVFPNGSGLVCGMNEALALLDRVLPKNNREVWALSDGDPVTAKEVALRIKAPYQSFGLYETAMCGILAHSTGWATAARECAQAAGQIPCISFGARHVHPFVSGRMDYAALVGGCKGCSSVEGARLADIEPSGTMPHALIIVMGDTVKATLAFDKHIDAGVSRVSLVDTFKDEAEESLRVAAALGKKLKAVRLDTPVERGRVTAELVKEVRARLDQVGHSDVDVFVSGGITPDRIRYFIELGAPVAGFGIGSYISGAKPIDYTADLHEIDGKPVAKRGRIPGITENPRLKRVM; this is encoded by the coding sequence ATGGCTGCGTCATCCAACGATAAAGCCGGGCGCTGGTCGAAGTTCCCACCCTCTGATCTCATACTAAGCGGCGATTCGGCCGATGTTTATTTTCACCGCACCATCGACATTCTCAAGAAAGAACAGATCAACCCGGTTGTCGTCATGGAGGTTTTCCCCAACGGCTCTGGGTTGGTCTGCGGCATGAACGAAGCGCTGGCGCTGCTCGACCGCGTCTTGCCAAAAAACAATCGCGAGGTCTGGGCGCTGTCTGACGGCGATCCCGTAACCGCCAAGGAAGTGGCGCTTCGCATCAAGGCGCCCTACCAGAGCTTCGGCCTGTATGAAACGGCCATGTGCGGCATCCTGGCCCACTCCACCGGTTGGGCCACCGCCGCCCGGGAATGCGCCCAGGCCGCCGGACAAATCCCCTGTATCAGTTTCGGGGCGCGGCACGTTCACCCGTTCGTTTCCGGGCGCATGGACTACGCGGCATTGGTTGGCGGCTGTAAGGGTTGCTCCAGCGTAGAGGGAGCGCGCCTGGCCGATATCGAACCATCGGGTACTATGCCGCACGCCTTAATCATCGTCATGGGCGACACGGTCAAAGCCACACTGGCTTTCGATAAACACATTGACGCGGGCGTGTCCAGGGTGTCGCTGGTCGATACATTCAAGGATGAGGCAGAGGAGAGCCTGCGGGTGGCTGCAGCTCTGGGCAAAAAACTCAAGGCGGTGCGTCTCGACACGCCGGTCGAGCGCGGCCGGGTAACCGCAGAACTGGTTAAGGAGGTCCGCGCCCGGCTTGACCAGGTTGGACATTCTGACGTCGACGTCTTTGTCAGCGGCGGTATCACCCCGGACCGTATCAGATATTTTATTGAGCTCGGGGCACCGGTGGCTGGTTTCGGTATCGGCAGTTATATTTCCGGGGCAAAACCCATAGACTACACCGCCGACCTGCACGAGATCGACGGAAAACCAGTGGCCAAACGCGGCAGAATCCCTGGGATCACCGAGAATCCACGATTAAAACGTGTTATGTAA
- the hypD gene encoding hydrogenase formation protein HypD yields MKFATEFRDSALAKKLLDGIRRKSTKPANIMEFCGGHTVAIFRFGLRDLLPPHLKLLSGPGCPVCVTSTADLDKVMALALIPGVTITTFGDLIKVPASYGSLDRARAAGADVRTVYSTLDALDIARNNPGKKVVFVGIGFETTAPTVAAAILQADAEKLQNFSVISLHKVTPPVTRALLDTGEVKIQGIICPGHVSAIIGADAWYFIPGRYGIACAVSGFEPLDILHCVDMIVDQIESGAPRVQTAYSRAVRAEGNPQALAMLDRVFAVAPADWRGVGSIPESGLVIREEFAVHDAEKVFDIKLEREPREPAGCLCGEVIRAVKTPEDCKLFRKVCTPENPVGPCMVSSEGSCAAYYHFAGTIE; encoded by the coding sequence ATGAAGTTTGCCACCGAGTTCCGCGATTCGGCGCTGGCCAAGAAACTCCTCGACGGCATTCGCCGGAAATCCACCAAACCGGCCAACATCATGGAGTTTTGTGGCGGGCACACCGTGGCCATCTTCCGCTTTGGCCTGCGTGATTTGCTTCCTCCGCACTTGAAACTGCTGTCCGGGCCGGGTTGCCCGGTATGCGTCACCTCGACGGCCGATCTAGACAAGGTGATGGCTCTCGCGCTAATTCCGGGCGTTACGATCACAACCTTCGGCGACCTGATCAAGGTGCCGGCCAGCTACGGATCTCTCGATCGCGCACGTGCCGCCGGCGCCGACGTCCGCACGGTATATTCCACCCTGGACGCCTTGGACATCGCGCGTAATAACCCGGGCAAAAAAGTGGTCTTCGTCGGGATAGGTTTCGAGACGACCGCGCCGACGGTGGCCGCCGCCATCCTTCAGGCCGATGCCGAAAAACTGCAAAACTTCTCAGTCATTTCCCTGCATAAGGTCACGCCGCCGGTTACCCGGGCCCTTCTTGATACCGGCGAGGTAAAGATTCAGGGCATCATCTGCCCCGGTCACGTTTCAGCGATCATTGGCGCCGACGCGTGGTATTTCATCCCCGGCCGATACGGCATCGCTTGCGCTGTCTCCGGCTTCGAACCGCTGGACATTCTCCATTGCGTTGATATGATTGTCGACCAGATAGAGTCCGGCGCTCCCCGTGTACAGACAGCTTACAGCCGGGCCGTCAGGGCTGAAGGCAACCCCCAGGCGCTGGCTATGCTCGACCGCGTTTTCGCAGTCGCCCCTGCCGACTGGCGGGGTGTCGGCAGTATTCCAGAGAGTGGTTTGGTAATACGGGAAGAGTTCGCAGTTCATGATGCCGAAAAGGTATTCGACATAAAGCTCGAACGAGAACCGCGGGAGCCGGCCGGCTGCCTCTGCGGCGAAGTTATCCGAGCGGTCAAGACGCCTGAGGATTGTAAGCTGTTCCGCAAAGTCTGCACCCCGGAGAACCCGGTCGGCCCGTGTATGGTCTCAAGCGAAGGTTCCTGCGCTGCTTATTATCATTTCGCCGGTACTATCGAGTAA
- the hgcC gene encoding HgcAB-associated protein HgcC has translation MAKARKDCCESGEYCSVEAVVSIDGRGQLVLPKEIRDGLGLAAGDKLALVTLARNGNPCCLVVMKADQLAKGASDFLGPILKEI, from the coding sequence ATGGCAAAAGCTCGAAAGGATTGCTGTGAGTCCGGCGAATACTGCAGTGTAGAGGCCGTCGTTTCAATCGACGGCCGCGGCCAGTTGGTCTTGCCCAAGGAAATCCGCGACGGGCTGGGACTGGCGGCCGGAGATAAACTGGCGCTGGTTACCCTGGCCCGGAATGGCAATCCTTGTTGTCTGGTGGTGATGAAGGCCGACCAGCTGGCCAAAGGCGCTAGTGATTTCCTGGGGCCGATATTGAAAGAAATTTAG
- the tilS gene encoding tRNA lysidine(34) synthetase TilS, translating to MHLIEKSVLDFLRGHSLVSRGDRVVAAVSGGADSVTLLHILQNSRKELGIELHVAHLDHGLRPESAADAEYVAFLARDLGLPFTLDRRDVQSYRDKHRLTLEEAAREVRYQFLEETARRIGAASVAVAHTKNDHVETVLLHLLRGTGLPGLVGLKAASELHCRNISSLRIIRPLLCLSREQVELYCREYGLSYRTDFTNESLTPTRNRIRLELLPSIREHFNPAVDEAISRLSRLAADEVDFIEMAAANVIKSLVKMNGPVVAIDKSGLGGLHPGLRRAVLRQLLSASLGSPKDIEAVHIEDMMDIARGSAGRSVDLPGGLAFSAGYSELLLGRDLNALISLPPIEGAHPLNIPGVTDIDGWRVVASIRDAVTEKQPEVEASSYAQSLDFGTAGGELMVRARQPGDRFMPLGMGVEKKLKDFFIDAKVPQNRRSRVPIVVNPGQIVWVAGCRLDERVKVSPATARILRLEFERRSS from the coding sequence ATGCACTTGATTGAAAAAAGCGTTCTTGACTTCCTCCGCGGTCACAGCCTGGTGTCCAGGGGTGATAGGGTGGTGGCAGCGGTCTCCGGCGGTGCCGATTCGGTCACCTTATTGCACATATTACAAAATTCCAGGAAAGAACTCGGAATTGAGCTGCATGTTGCTCACCTGGACCACGGGCTGAGACCGGAATCCGCCGCCGACGCTGAGTACGTCGCCTTCTTAGCCCGTGATCTCGGCCTGCCATTTACCCTCGACCGGAGGGATGTTCAGAGTTACCGAGATAAGCACCGGCTTACACTGGAGGAAGCCGCGCGCGAAGTCCGCTATCAGTTTCTGGAAGAAACGGCCCGACGAATCGGCGCCGCGTCTGTGGCCGTTGCGCATACAAAGAATGACCACGTGGAAACCGTGCTGCTGCACTTGCTTCGGGGCACCGGACTGCCAGGTTTGGTCGGTCTGAAAGCCGCCAGCGAATTACACTGTAGGAATATTAGCTCGCTGCGTATCATCCGGCCGCTGCTTTGCCTGTCGCGTGAACAAGTTGAACTCTATTGCCGCGAATATGGCTTGTCATACCGCACTGACTTCACTAATGAATCGCTAACCCCGACACGCAACCGCATCAGGCTTGAACTATTGCCCTCGATCCGTGAACACTTCAATCCAGCCGTTGACGAAGCAATATCACGTTTGTCAAGGCTTGCCGCTGATGAGGTTGATTTCATCGAGATGGCAGCCGCGAACGTTATTAAAAGCCTGGTTAAGATGAACGGCCCGGTCGTGGCTATCGACAAGTCCGGCTTGGGCGGCCTTCACCCTGGCTTGCGGCGCGCAGTACTGCGGCAGCTGCTGTCGGCATCGCTGGGGAGTCCTAAAGACATCGAGGCGGTTCACATCGAAGATATGATGGATATCGCCCGAGGAAGTGCCGGCCGCAGTGTAGATCTTCCCGGGGGTCTGGCGTTTTCCGCCGGCTATTCAGAACTGTTGCTCGGTCGCGACTTGAATGCTTTGATCTCACTGCCGCCGATTGAAGGCGCGCATCCGCTGAATATACCCGGGGTGACGGATATTGACGGTTGGCGGGTTGTCGCAAGCATTAGAGATGCGGTCACAGAAAAACAGCCGGAAGTCGAGGCGAGTTCTTACGCCCAGTCATTGGATTTCGGCACTGCCGGCGGCGAACTGATGGTACGCGCCCGACAGCCGGGAGACCGTTTCATGCCGCTGGGCATGGGCGTTGAAAAGAAGCTGAAGGACTTCTTCATCGACGCCAAAGTCCCACAAAACCGGCGTTCCCGCGTTCCTATCGTTGTCAACCCTGGACAGATCGTCTGGGTGGCAGGCTGCCGCCTAGACGAACGAGTCAAGGTATCACCGGCCACGGCGAGAATTTTAAGGCTGGAATTTGAGCGCCGTTCCTCCTAA
- a CDS encoding TIGR03936 family radical SAM-associated protein — MLFARGESLKFISHLDMMRLWPRLFRRAGLGIAYSEGFNSHPRLAVASPLAVGWTGEAELMEVWLENPPPAQTALGLLSAVLPKGLSIAQGLYLPLEGPSLQSMMRFAEYRVTLPLDRPAEIINNAVGELLGQATLEWSHKRDEDTRYYDLRAQIDEITVAAFSQDSVNLSMRLKNDPSGSGRPEQVALALGFAQHPTAIHRVRLVLAQDN, encoded by the coding sequence TTGCTTTTCGCTCGCGGCGAAAGCTTAAAATTCATCTCGCATCTGGATATGATGCGCCTCTGGCCGCGGTTGTTTCGCCGCGCCGGACTCGGCATTGCCTATTCAGAGGGCTTCAACTCCCACCCCCGGCTGGCAGTTGCCTCGCCGCTGGCGGTAGGTTGGACCGGCGAGGCAGAACTGATGGAGGTCTGGCTGGAGAACCCACCACCGGCACAAACAGCGTTAGGCCTCCTGTCAGCAGTACTCCCGAAGGGACTGAGCATCGCCCAGGGGCTTTATTTGCCGCTGGAGGGGCCGTCGCTGCAGTCAATGATGCGTTTTGCTGAGTACCGGGTGACGTTGCCGCTCGACCGGCCGGCAGAGATCATTAACAATGCCGTGGGCGAGCTGCTTGGCCAAGCCACCCTCGAATGGAGCCATAAGCGTGACGAGGACACTCGATACTACGACCTGCGCGCCCAGATCGACGAAATCACCGTCGCAGCTTTCAGCCAGGACAGTGTGAACCTGTCAATGCGGCTTAAGAACGACCCTTCCGGTTCCGGCCGCCCTGAGCAGGTGGCATTAGCCCTGGGTTTCGCCCAACACCCTACGGCAATTCATCGAGTCCGTTTAGTATTGGCTCAAGACAATTAG
- a CDS encoding histidine phosphatase family protein, with protein MTRIFIARHAETEWNRLKRIQGGGSDTPLNETGLKQVKCLAGRLANERLSAIVSSPLGRARATAEAIAREHGQMAVETDYGLREIDAGDLEGRSVTEIGGSLGKLLTAASAEGLPKLPGGESLADVRARVWDVVESLVWRFPDGEALIVTHYFVVLSLVCRVLGLPEGDIRKFRLNTGSLSVIEVDAEFNAKLVVFNESCFQVDSQPW; from the coding sequence ATGACACGCATCTTTATTGCCCGTCACGCCGAGACTGAATGGAACCGCTTGAAGCGCATTCAGGGCGGCGGATCCGACACTCCCTTGAACGAGACTGGTCTCAAGCAGGTCAAATGCCTGGCGGGACGCCTGGCAAACGAGAGGCTATCCGCCATTGTTTCCAGCCCTCTGGGGCGCGCCCGAGCAACTGCCGAAGCTATCGCCCGGGAGCACGGTCAGATGGCAGTCGAAACCGACTACGGGTTGCGAGAAATCGATGCCGGAGACCTGGAGGGCCGTTCCGTAACCGAGATCGGCGGCAGTCTAGGGAAACTGCTGACCGCCGCTAGTGCCGAAGGCTTGCCGAAGCTGCCCGGAGGTGAATCCCTGGCCGATGTCAGGGCACGCGTCTGGGACGTCGTCGAGAGTCTGGTGTGGCGTTTCCCGGATGGCGAGGCACTCATCGTAACCCATTATTTCGTAGTCCTGTCTTTAGTTTGTCGTGTGCTGGGCTTGCCCGAAGGCGACATCCGGAAATTCCGCCTGAACACCGGCAGCCTGTCAGTCATCGAGGTCGATGCTGAGTTTAATGCCAAACTGGTTGTCTTCAATGAGTCATGCTTTCAGGTGGACAGCCAGCCCTGGTAG
- a CDS encoding YdeI/OmpD-associated family protein — MNIEPLVFADAAGWKSWLAANHDKAGEAWVVHYKVKSPRSGLRYGEALKEAIAYGWIDGKMKSLDGDRFMLRYTPRKSNSIWSQRNKDIANGLIRQGKMAEAGMAAVEAARANGKWDNAYSNRAVLAIPEDLRQALELDLDKIAAVNFLSLPNSSRNMYIRWVENARTEGTRRLRITRVVSRAQDNVKPG, encoded by the coding sequence TTGAATATTGAACCTCTGGTGTTTGCCGATGCCGCTGGATGGAAATCATGGCTAGCCGCCAATCATGATAAGGCTGGGGAAGCCTGGGTGGTCCACTACAAAGTTAAGAGCCCACGTTCAGGGCTCCGATACGGTGAGGCACTCAAAGAAGCCATCGCCTACGGTTGGATCGATGGCAAGATGAAGAGCCTGGATGGCGACCGTTTCATGCTGCGCTATACTCCGAGAAAGTCAAACAGCATTTGGTCTCAAAGAAACAAAGACATAGCTAACGGCCTGATCAGACAGGGCAAGATGGCGGAAGCGGGGATGGCTGCAGTCGAAGCAGCCAGGGCCAATGGCAAATGGGACAACGCTTATTCCAACCGGGCGGTTCTCGCTATCCCTGAAGATCTTCGACAAGCCCTGGAATTAGACTTAGACAAGATCGCAGCGGTTAATTTCTTAAGCTTGCCAAACAGTTCCCGCAATATGTATATCCGCTGGGTCGAAAATGCCCGGACCGAGGGTACCAGGCGCCTCAGGATTACCCGGGTCGTTAGCCGGGCGCAAGACAATGTTAAACCCGGTTGA
- a CDS encoding arsenite methyltransferase, which translates to MKDSEIKSYVKERYGGIARSGGGCGCNTGCCGSPSPDLISRAIGYSDEDLSAVPEGANLGLGCGNPTAIAALKPGETVLDLGSGAGFDAFLAARQVGPTGKVIGVDMTPDMLSRARENARKGDIANVEFRQGEIENLPVASGTVDTIISNCVINLSPDKPKVFAEAFRVLKPGGRIAVSDIVLTEPLPEYIRDSVAAYTACVAGAILKDEYLAAIRKAGFEKVQIIGETCFDLDFIDMAPGLMREAEALGLTEEKIQHISETIVSVKVSAVKPVS; encoded by the coding sequence ATGAAGGACAGCGAGATTAAGAGTTATGTCAAGGAGCGCTACGGTGGTATTGCCCGCTCCGGGGGCGGTTGCGGCTGTAACACAGGGTGTTGCGGTTCTCCTTCCCCGGACCTAATTTCCCGGGCTATCGGCTATTCCGATGAGGATCTGTCGGCGGTGCCCGAAGGCGCCAACCTCGGCTTAGGCTGCGGCAACCCCACCGCCATCGCCGCCCTGAAACCGGGCGAAACGGTGCTCGATCTTGGCTCCGGCGCCGGCTTCGACGCCTTCCTGGCGGCGCGGCAGGTAGGCCCAACCGGCAAGGTTATCGGTGTAGACATGACCCCGGATATGTTGTCTAGGGCTCGCGAAAACGCCCGAAAAGGGGACATCGCCAATGTGGAGTTCCGACAGGGCGAGATCGAAAACCTGCCGGTGGCTTCAGGTACGGTGGATACCATCATCTCAAACTGCGTCATCAATCTATCGCCGGACAAACCGAAAGTATTTGCGGAGGCTTTCCGCGTGTTGAAGCCGGGCGGACGCATCGCCGTGTCGGATATCGTGTTAACCGAGCCCCTCCCGGAGTATATCCGTGATTCCGTGGCCGCTTACACCGCTTGCGTAGCCGGTGCCATATTAAAAGATGAATACCTGGCTGCGATCAGGAAAGCGGGTTTCGAAAAGGTACAAATCATCGGCGAGACATGCTTCGACCTTGACTTCATCGACATGGCTCCTGGCTTGATGCGGGAGGCAGAAGCGCTCGGTTTGACCGAGGAAAAGATCCAGCATATATCCGAGACCATTGTGAGCGTAAAGGTTTCGGCGGTGAAGCCGGTTTCTTAG
- the hypE gene encoding hydrogenase expression/formation protein HypE → MDANKTVLLAHGSGGKLSQELVRKMFVGELANETLSRLDDAACFSLNGGRLAFTTDSYVVSPIFFPGGDIGKLAVCGTVNDLATAGAVPKFLSLAFIIEEGLPLEDLARVVNSIKAASSEAGVCVVTGDTKVVNRGKADRLFINTSGVGIVPDGINISGCNGRPGDIVMLSGSIGDHGMAIMAQREGFTFKLPVESDCAPLNGMVTAMLKASKNIHTLRDPTRGGLATTLNEIAAQSNVGIDIDETKIPVKDAVRAACELLGFDPLYVANEGKMIAIVAPEDADKVLESMRRNPYGGEASIIGEVVNGHPGRVVLKTALGARRILDMLSGELLPRIC, encoded by the coding sequence TTGGACGCGAATAAAACAGTGCTGCTGGCCCATGGTTCCGGCGGCAAACTATCCCAGGAACTGGTGCGGAAGATGTTCGTCGGTGAATTGGCCAACGAAACATTGTCCAGGCTGGACGACGCCGCCTGTTTCAGTCTTAACGGGGGAAGGCTAGCTTTTACCACCGACAGCTATGTGGTCAGCCCGATATTTTTTCCCGGTGGCGATATCGGCAAGCTTGCGGTTTGCGGTACGGTTAATGATCTGGCTACAGCCGGGGCGGTTCCGAAGTTCCTCAGCCTCGCATTCATTATTGAGGAAGGGTTGCCTTTGGAAGACCTGGCAAGGGTGGTCAACAGTATCAAAGCCGCTTCCTCGGAGGCCGGCGTTTGCGTCGTTACCGGAGATACCAAGGTGGTCAACCGGGGTAAAGCTGACCGACTGTTTATTAACACCTCCGGTGTGGGTATTGTGCCGGACGGCATTAATATATCTGGCTGCAATGGCAGGCCGGGCGATATAGTTATGTTAAGCGGCAGCATCGGTGATCACGGCATGGCGATCATGGCACAACGGGAAGGTTTCACCTTCAAGTTGCCGGTAGAAAGCGACTGCGCTCCCCTGAACGGCATGGTTACGGCTATGCTTAAGGCATCAAAGAATATTCATACGCTGCGCGACCCCACCCGCGGCGGCCTGGCCACCACTTTGAATGAGATTGCCGCTCAATCGAACGTTGGCATAGACATCGACGAGACGAAAATACCGGTCAAAGACGCCGTCCGAGCCGCCTGCGAGCTTCTGGGCTTTGACCCGCTCTACGTGGCTAACGAAGGCAAAATGATCGCCATTGTCGCTCCTGAAGATGCCGATAAAGTCCTGGAATCGATGCGGCGCAATCCCTACGGTGGCGAGGCATCAATTATTGGCGAAGTGGTAAACGGACATCCAGGCCGTGTGGTGTTGAAGACCGCCCTAGGCGCCAGACGCATCTTGGACATGTTATCCGGAGAATTGTTGCCCAGAATCTGTTAA
- the purH gene encoding bifunctional phosphoribosylaminoimidazolecarboxamide formyltransferase/IMP cyclohydrolase — protein sequence MRAILSVSDKTGLEGFAHELSKLGWEIFSTGGTKKSLAAAGVPVHSISDITGFPEILDGRVKTLHPMVHGGILARRDKEDHMAQLVKSGITPIDMVVVNLYPFVQTVSKGNVSLEEAIENIDIGGPAMIRASAKNFPGVIIVTDPLDYQLIIDKLKGAGLSLDDRKRLAQKAFQHTAMYDTAIAQYLWQGNDGFPDNMTVALKKRYGLRYGENPHQPAAFYAEQRVGAGQNTGITWAEQLWGKELSFNNILDADAAWATATDFEAPTVAIVKHTNPCGLASRDDVAEAYQRAFEGDPVSAYGGIVAVNRTLTAEMAEAMRGTFYEISIAPDYEEAALEILRKRKDLRILKAKLPAAETQPALNYRHVKGGLLVQQADALPEDQITLKPVTRREPTKEEYEDLRFAFRAVKHIKSNAIVLVKDKMLLGMGAGQPNRVTSVDIAVKRAGEKAKGSVMASDAMFPFNDSVLQAAAAGIAAIVQPGGSIRDEDSIKAADENGIAMVVTGVRHFLH from the coding sequence ATGCGGGCTATCCTCAGCGTCTCCGATAAGACAGGCCTGGAAGGTTTCGCTCACGAGTTGTCAAAGCTGGGTTGGGAGATCTTCTCGACCGGCGGCACCAAGAAATCCTTAGCCGCGGCCGGGGTGCCGGTGCACTCTATCTCCGATATCACCGGTTTTCCGGAGATCCTCGACGGCCGGGTCAAGACGCTGCACCCCATGGTTCATGGCGGCATCCTGGCGCGGCGCGATAAAGAGGACCACATGGCCCAACTGGTCAAAAGCGGCATCACCCCTATTGACATGGTGGTGGTCAACCTATACCCATTTGTCCAGACCGTGTCCAAGGGTAACGTCAGCCTGGAAGAAGCGATCGAGAATATCGACATCGGCGGACCGGCTATGATCCGCGCCTCAGCCAAGAATTTCCCCGGGGTCATCATCGTCACCGACCCGCTCGATTATCAATTAATCATCGACAAGCTCAAAGGCGCTGGCTTATCCCTCGACGACCGCAAGCGTCTGGCTCAGAAAGCCTTCCAGCACACCGCGATGTACGATACCGCTATCGCCCAGTACCTGTGGCAGGGCAATGACGGCTTCCCCGACAACATGACTGTCGCCCTCAAGAAGCGCTACGGCCTGCGCTACGGCGAGAATCCACACCAGCCCGCCGCCTTCTACGCCGAACAACGCGTCGGCGCCGGCCAGAACACCGGCATAACGTGGGCGGAGCAACTCTGGGGCAAGGAACTATCTTTCAACAACATCCTGGACGCCGATGCCGCCTGGGCGACGGCCACCGATTTCGAGGCGCCGACAGTGGCCATAGTCAAACATACCAACCCCTGCGGCCTGGCCAGCCGGGATGACGTGGCTGAGGCTTATCAGCGTGCTTTTGAAGGCGATCCGGTATCAGCCTATGGCGGCATTGTGGCAGTCAATCGGACACTTACCGCCGAGATGGCCGAGGCAATGCGCGGCACCTTTTATGAAATCTCAATCGCCCCGGATTACGAAGAAGCGGCACTGGAAATCCTCAGGAAGCGCAAAGACCTGCGCATCTTGAAGGCAAAGCTGCCGGCGGCAGAGACGCAGCCGGCGCTCAATTACCGTCATGTTAAGGGAGGATTGCTGGTACAGCAGGCCGACGCCCTGCCGGAAGACCAGATTACCCTGAAGCCGGTAACCAGGCGCGAACCGACTAAAGAAGAGTACGAGGACCTGCGCTTCGCCTTCAGGGCGGTGAAGCACATCAAGTCCAACGCTATCGTGCTAGTCAAGGATAAAATGCTGCTGGGCATGGGCGCCGGACAGCCCAACCGGGTGACCAGCGTGGACATCGCTGTCAAGCGGGCCGGGGAGAAGGCTAAGGGCAGCGTCATGGCCTCAGACGCCATGTTCCCTTTCAACGATTCGGTGCTCCAGGCTGCGGCAGCCGGGATTGCCGCCATCGTCCAGCCCGGCGGCTCTATCCGTGACGAGGACTCCATCAAGGCGGCGGATGAGAACGGCATCGCCATGGTAGTCACTGGCGTCAGGCATTTCCTGCACTAG
- a CDS encoding hemolysin family protein, with protein sequence MENTYLILLVICLLLSAFFSSSETAFISLSKFRLQTMLDEKVKGADTVARLVEKPERLLSTVLLGNNFVNIAASALATVIAIDVLGEEYGVLVATIALTVVILIFAEVTPKTVATRHSEKITLAFARPISFIAWLFTPGVTFLSWVASGFMRLFGGGQTYHRSLFNEEEIRSMIDVGHKEGTVKMAEAEMLHAVFDFRDRPVSEVLVPRPEVVAVEKGSSMEAFFEIYEKSPMSRFPVYEENMDNVVGILSIKDVLMAQARGEVKPEDSVDGLMRPAYFAPESKAIGELFNEMRDKNFRMCVVIDEHGGTAGIVSLSRLMEEIVGPVGDELSRAEKDYESINEYTFQVDGGMRVHDLNEELELGLPEGEDYETVAGFIMKKLGQIPRQGQVLRHDGLKLVVTRMRGKKIEDVLITKEKKPEPAAPSPGQPTTGSPAQTGGKQ encoded by the coding sequence ATGGAAAATACTTATTTAATCCTACTCGTTATCTGCCTGCTTCTTTCCGCTTTTTTCTCAAGTTCGGAAACGGCTTTTATCTCCCTTTCCAAGTTTCGCCTGCAAACGATGCTTGACGAAAAAGTGAAAGGCGCCGACACTGTTGCCCGTCTGGTGGAAAAACCAGAAAGACTGCTGTCTACCGTATTGTTGGGTAACAACTTTGTCAACATCGCCGCTTCAGCTTTAGCTACGGTAATCGCAATCGACGTCCTCGGTGAAGAATACGGAGTACTGGTTGCCACCATCGCCCTGACCGTTGTCATTCTGATTTTTGCCGAAGTGACGCCGAAGACAGTCGCAACACGGCATTCCGAGAAGATCACCCTGGCCTTTGCCCGCCCGATAAGCTTTATTGCCTGGTTATTTACCCCCGGAGTCACTTTTTTATCATGGGTAGCATCAGGTTTCATGCGCCTGTTTGGCGGCGGCCAAACCTACCACCGCTCTCTCTTCAACGAGGAAGAAATCCGCTCAATGATCGATGTCGGCCACAAGGAAGGGACAGTGAAGATGGCGGAGGCAGAGATGCTGCATGCCGTCTTCGATTTTCGCGACCGGCCGGTGTCCGAGGTACTGGTGCCGCGGCCGGAGGTGGTGGCTGTTGAAAAAGGCAGTTCGATGGAGGCGTTTTTCGAAATTTACGAGAAATCTCCGATGTCCCGTTTCCCCGTCTACGAGGAGAACATGGACAATGTCGTCGGCATCCTTTCGATCAAGGATGTGTTGATGGCTCAGGCGCGGGGTGAGGTCAAGCCGGAAGATTCGGTCGACGGCCTGATGCGCCCCGCCTATTTTGCCCCGGAATCCAAAGCTATCGGCGAGCTATTCAACGAGATGCGCGACAAGAATTTCCGCATGTGCGTGGTCATTGATGAGCACGGCGGGACCGCGGGCATTGTCTCCCTGTCCCGGCTGATGGAAGAGATCGTAGGACCGGTCGGCGATGAACTGTCCCGCGCCGAAAAGGACTATGAATCCATCAATGAATATACCTTCCAGGTGGACGGCGGGATGCGCGTTCATGACTTGAACGAAGAACTGGAGCTTGGTTTGCCCGAGGGCGAAGACTATGAGACGGTGGCCGGCTTCATTATGAAAAAGTTGGGACAGATACCCCGGCAGGGACAAGTGCTGCGGCATGACGGCCTCAAGCTGGTGGTTACACGTATGCGTGGCAAAAAGATCGAAGATGTGCTGATCACTAAGGAGAAGAAACCTGAACCTGCAGCGCCGTCACCTGGCCAGCCTACCACCGGCTCTCCTGCGCAAACCGGCGGTAAACAATAG